The region CTGCGCTTAACCTAACTAACCCGCCTTCCCGGTTCATCGCGAATGGAATTAGGGGGGAGAGTAGTGATGCTGCTGACGTCGATAGCGAACACATAGTTACATCGTAGTCTTGTAGGATCCATTAGTTGCATGTGATGTGATTTTGCTGCAGCACTAGTGATTTAGGGGGTGGGTGGGGAATCGCCCTATACCATGTTTACGATTTAGCGTCTTGGATCATGCCAAGTTGCCAGTACAGTTTTTCTTGGCCGGGCTCTATTATAACCTATTGGGTCTGTGATTGTGTGCCTACCTTTGAAGTTACTTGCTTAGCTCTTATGTCGATATAGCTTCTTGTCCCTTCACAAGCCGATGCGGCTCATCAGTGCAGCAATTTCTGCGAATGCTTTCTGTTGAATGTAAAGATACATGGTTTTTGGTAGACATAAATCTTCCATAAAAGAAAGGGGGCACAATTATGAAGTGTATCCATCATAACCCACACGACTTGTGTGCATCGGAgattcttcctttttctcgCATTTTCAAAGTATACGGACTGACTACTGCTGTGCTACTGTTGTAACTCTAGCATTACGCAATAAGAATTGTTACTTTATTCCATTAATAACTGATTCTCTGGCTCGGCGAAAAAAATAGCTGATTCTCTGCACACTGCATAATGTTTCAGTTGTATAGGCACCATGTTAATCCTAaaagcctctctctctctctctctctcaatacCACCTCTTGTTGGAATTTTCTTTGTTCCTGTGTTGCACATTTATCAAGTGAAGTTACATGTTATGTAACTCATGTTTTAACTTCTTTATGCCGTGGTCTTATATCCCGTACTGCTGTTTGTTATATCCCGTACtgccatttgttttgttgcatGCTAGAGCACTAGGCGGTCAGATCCTTTTAGTTATCATGGCCTGGTCCTCTGGTTAGGTTAATAGAATCATAGTTACAGAGTTCCTAATTAACTAGCCAGATGGTCTTATTGTGcattctttctcttttttaccCTCTTCCTTTGTGACATATTACAGCTGGTATATGCCAACCATCCCACAGTTTCAGTAGAATAAACACATTGTAGTGAAAATAATGACATGGTATGATTGCATGGCTGTGAGCTTTTTTgctgggtttttttttaacatttacaCAGAACTAGAGCATGCAATATGCAATATTTTTCGTGCTTTATTCTACTGGATAACAGGACAATATATTGAGATCCTTTGACCACATTGGTTGCTTTTCATTTGTCAACCCTGAGGAGGATcaagctgttttttttttgtttaacaaAGTCACTCGTATGCTTCTTCCATGAGAAATACTTGTTTTCTCTGCTTTGAGTTTCTTTTTAATCAAATGTAAACCAAACAGCTCACATTCAAATAttgttaattagttttagcAGTTACACATCTCAATGAACTCATAGTCAGTGAAGTCCTGTTTGTATGGTTTTGACTGGCCCCAGAGGACATGCCCCTTTTGGCATTCTGGACTGAATGTTTGTTATTGTGGTATTGCCTGTGCTTTTTACCCATTATTCCCATCTGTTCTTTGTTTTCTAGATCACCCTAAATTTGTGCGAGCAGGTAAACATTGTCTTGCCTCTTCTTTCTATCATTATTCTCAATATAACATTGCTGAAAAGTTCAAATACAAATACCCTGATAAAAGGCCTTGTTAATATATTCAAACTCATCTAATGGCTAAAGAACTTATTTTCAGTGACTTATCTTAAGCCTGTGAATATGTGTATAGAACCTGTCCTGCAGATTGAAGCTTCACATGGAACTACTGAAAGCAATGGCATtgttaacagaaaaaaaactttatgaaGTTTCCTATGTTAGCATTTATTACGAGAAAACGGCTATGGTACATATGAATGTAAATTATGTATTACATAACATTTCTCCTCCATCCATAATTATTTCTTACAAGAGGAAGTTGTGAAGGCTAAAGAGTGGAAATAGGCAAATAACAAGTGGGAAAACCttttttatctgaaaatataCACAAGCCTTGTTCGCTTTTCTGTGAGATTTGCCTTAATTCGCACTACatccccttttttttgttgttctgTGCGCATTTCAAAAGAGGTTCCTTTTCATGTTCTTATGTGTGGCATTCTTGATTAGGCCTATAAATGGCAGGAAGACACCGCATACCTCGCGAATACTATGATGAACCTCGAGGGTTTCGTGATGGCCCTCCTCCACCACTTGCTCGACCAAGGCCCATCTCTCCACGTCGCTTGGAGGAGCAGCTGTCTAGCCGTCGTGCTGATACACGCAGAATCCGTGATGACAATCAGCGCCTAGCTGATGAAATTGTTGGTCTCAGGCAAGCAATGCCTCGTCTGAAGGGAGATCTTGATGCTGCAAGTCAAGCTATACCCAAGCTTCGTGCAGAGAAAGAACTTGAGTCAAGGGAGCTGACTCAAAGGAATCTGAAGTTGGAAGCTGAGCTACGTTCCTTAGAACCCCTTAGGCAAGATGCCTTACAGCTACGGTCTGAAGCTGGGAAATTACAGTCAATAAGGCAAGAGATGACTGCAAAGGTGCAGGGGTTATTAAAAGAGCTTGAGCATCAAAATTCTGAAAATCAGAAAATACCTGTCATGATAGCTGAACGTGATGGTCTTCGGCAGGAACTAATCCGAATGAGGTACTGAACTATTCTGCATCTTATTTCGTGTAAAATAATTGCTACTTGTTGCTTTTCTTGATGGATCAAGTATCGGTTCTAAGTTGCCACTCAGAGGGGTATATTGGATCCTTTCTGGCAGTTTCAATTCTCAATAAAAGGGGCATTTCTCGAGTGTctttctctcttatcttcaGATGTTAGAGCAAGCTGATTAGTAATATCAATTGTAGGGGAGCCCTTGAGTACGAGAAAAAGGCAAGGCCGGAGCTGACAGCACAGGTGCAGGCAATGGAGAAGGATCTTGTTGCTATGGCTCAGGAGGCTGAGAAGCTGAGGGCCGAGATTGAGAAGAGAAAGGCTCCCAgtaggtttcttttctttcacatTTACTGAaagttttagaaataaatgGCAGCTAACACCTAACAACATAACATGTTTGATTTTAGGTTTCAGCGGCCATGGAGCTTATGGACCACCAATGGCGACTCCAGGGATGGGTCTGCAAGGCGTCTATGATGGTAGCTATCCTTCCATAGGCAGCCGCTATGGCACTGGACCTTGGACACCACATGACCCACATGGTTATCCACACATCTAACTGGTTTTCTGATCATCGTTCTTCCCCGGGCAGTGTTTGATCTTCACAATATCGCTTGATGGTTGATACCGATCTTGACAAAGCTGTTCCCTCTGTCGTAAAACTTATGTTGCACAGTAAGTGATCTTTTGGGATGCATTTCGAGTGTTGTTAGTTTAGCACTTGCGTTACATAGCAATATAGTACCATCTATGATTGCCTTGGTACCTTTCGTTCCATCCGGAAAATGTAACAGATGTTTCCTGTAAGAGGAAATTCATTACAATGAACAGGAAAATTGGTGAATCTTAAGCTCTACAAAATGCAAGTTTGCATGTGAATGTAACGAAGGGAAATCAGCGGGGCTGAGTGTTACTCACGAGTTGTCTCTTCCAAATTGCAAGAGCGAATACTTGGTATCTGTAATGTGCAATATCATGAGCTGTGTTTCCTGAGCTGAGCTGATGTTTATATATTCTGCACTCCAGGTAATTGATTTTGTAAATGGATATCTACTAGCAACAGGCAGTGCAGATTAAAATGATTCAGCTGTTCTTTGTGAAGCGTAAGCGGTAATCGTATCTGCATTTTTGTGGTGTTGGTGTTGGCTCCTATGCGCATGAGAACCTGACGGCGCAATGGCATTTGTAATTCTTGGCGATATATTCTTTTTGCTCCATCATTTCGTTTATTGGAAGCAAACAAACAATAATTTCTGaacaaaacttttttatatatgggtGCATTGTGATTCAAATCAAATGATGGAAAGTAAactataatgataaaaaatcataaaattaacttttaaaattaaattagctTATAAGTGAAACAATATGAGATCCATTCGCACTTGAAACCAAAAACATGAGGGTGATTCTTTGACTCTGCAtattacaaacgaaaaataatttatgaataaaatttttatatacgcattttagtgatctaaaagctaaaactggaaaacaaactacaatgaaaaaaaacccctaaaatactctctaaatttaaggatagaaattaaaaaattttctcataaGCGTaagcacaaacaaaaaaatagggGCGATGGGAGTTGCATCTTGAGAGAGACATTGGTCTCGTGAAAACACGAGACAATGGATTGACGGGgaattttttagagaaatattatttttaatggaaaatcataaatttgaaGTCTGGATGCAGAAAATCGCATAAGTAGTAGCCAGTCAAACTCCGGTAGATCGATAGGGACCCTGTTGAACCGAGGTTGTTCGGTAGGCCAGCTGCCGAGGCCTGT is a window of Oryza brachyantha chromosome 8, ObraRS2, whole genome shotgun sequence DNA encoding:
- the LOC102712000 gene encoding protein FLX-like 3, which translates into the protein MAGRHRIPREYYDEPRGFRDGPPPPLARPRPISPRRLEEQLSSRRADTRRIRDDNQRLADEIVGLRQAMPRLKGDLDAASQAIPKLRAEKELESRELTQRNLKLEAELRSLEPLRQDALQLRSEAGKLQSIRQEMTAKVQGLLKELEHQNSENQKIPVMIAERDGLRQELIRMRGALEYEKKARPELTAQVQAMEKDLVAMAQEAEKLRAEIEKRKAPSFSGHGAYGPPMATPGMGLQGVYDGSYPSIGSRYGTGPWTPHDPHGYPHI